Part of the Vigna angularis cultivar LongXiaoDou No.4 chromosome 1, ASM1680809v1, whole genome shotgun sequence genome, aacgtattttttaataagaaaatatacaCTCTAAAACTCTTGTTATCTCAAATCAAGTTAAACTTCCATTGTACGACTCCCATGTCTGTGTTCAACATCATAATGTTTTGTTTCTCAGATTATatgtttttctatattatttagaCTGTCTGGTTTCTTAGAAAGTTTTCATGACTTTTTGGGGGAGAGGAAGGGCCGGTCGTGTTCGGCTTGGCCAATGCTACCATCTTTTTCCCAGATGTTTTTTTGAAGCTTTTGCTGATTATCAATTGGCAGAGCTTTTGAGTACACCTTTGCAGTCCTTGTGTCTGCAAATAAAATACAACTTGGAACCATCTCTGAGTTTTTATCCTGCATCGGTGTTTATATTTCCAATGAATTGTATGTGTAGAACTTATGACATTCTGCATCCTGCATCTGTATTGTTTTACTCTATTtattatgtaatcaattaattttattctgcAGATTGAAAATGCTATTGAATATTTGAAGATTATTTGGGCCTTAGACGGGTATGAAAATTTAACAGTTTTAGGTAAAAGAACTACTGCACCATGGCCTTTATTTCTTCTTCCACTATCAAGGAAAATAATATTCTCCTGACTTTCAAAGTgttataatatgatttattcTAGAGTTACTGTTGATTGGATTGTTAATTTTCCGGGCACAAATTGGCAATGCTTACTGTAGAACCCAAACTTGGCAAGATGCTGATTTTAGGAACCATCTTCAAGTGTTTGGATCCTATAATGACTGTTGTTGCTGGTCTAAGTGTAAGAGATCCACTTGTAACGCCATCTGACAAGAAGTATGTAAGTTTTTGTTTTGACTGTTGCTGATATTTCTTGCTTCCTGACTGTTCTTTTGTTGAGCTTGGATGTTACTCTTGATGGAAATAGTGgtaaattttattagttttgatgGTAGCACGTGAGACCAGTTGTTTTCATACTCAGGCAAGGAAGGTTACAGACAGAGTCTATGAACCAATACCGCCAGAGAACATAGTCTGGTAAATATTTAGATGAAAGTTGGCAAGTTTTTTTAGCACTAATTCTTTTGGTTGAATCATGTCACAAAATACTGATTCAATAATTCTTTTGGTGAATTAAATACCGTTGTAATCTGATCTTGAGCATTAAGTTGGTGGACCGATATAGATAATGCAGTTGTCTTGCCTATTCTGGTAGCTACCATTTCTATTTTTCATGTGCTGGTGTTGGGTGTACTGTCATATATTGAGTTCATGTTTATTGCACTTTACAAATTGGGTAAGGTGGACCCAGCAAGGTTAAGATAGAACGAGTAGAAATGTTGCATATTATTTCAACAATTCTGAAGTACAAATAAACAATCCACTGTATTAAGAAATTGAATGATTAAACAACCATTATTTCTTGCTTAATTGCATTCTATTTCCTCACTTCTTCcaaatcaataaaatttctTCTAGCAGTATAGTATAGCACAGCTCCAATTAAGTTGTTTGGTTGGAACTAACTAAACTGTGTTCACGCCTTTCATAGCTTCAAATCTTGGTTCCTTTGGTTGGAACTTCAGTGTAGCGTAGAGCCTCATGTAATCCTCAAACACAAATTTTGGGTATACTTTGTCTATCACTTGTGTTTTTCTCTCCAGCAATGCTGGTGCAGGATAGATAACAGCATCACCAGCAGGGTTGTAGAATGAGGCTATGGACATTCTAGTCCCATCAGTTCTAGCAATCACACGGTGCTCCACACTTTTGTATTTCCCATTGGTAATTACCTGTTTCAtcaaaaaatgtgttaaaaaatagactttaagcctaattcaaccttacaaaaccggtttgtaagacgaggtttgcatccacttgtATACTCTAAATATTCTTAGAATCATAACCAGAATTGAAGACTATTCCATTATCCTATTAGAGACGTATTATTTCAGTACTGAAAGAATGTACCTCAAGCTGGTCACCAAGGTTAACAACAATGGAGTGGCGCATTGGAGGCACATCCACCCACTGGCCATCTTTGAGAAGCTGCAGGCCACTGACCTTGTCATCTTGCAAGAGAAGGATAATCCCACCTGCATCTGTATGAGCACGAAGACCCTTCACCAGCTCTGGCTTCGGACATGGAGGGTAGTTTGCTACCTTTGTGCCAAAATTTGGACCCTTTGATCCATAGAAGGCTTTCTTCAGGTACCCTTTCTCTAATCCAA contains:
- the LOC108323412 gene encoding 1-aminocyclopropane-1-carboxylate oxidase-like; amino-acid sequence: MENFPVINLENINGEERKAVLEKIEDACENWGFFELVNHGIPLELLDTVERLTKEHYRKCMEQRFKEAVASKGLEGVQGEIKDMDWESTFFLRHLPHSNISEIPDLSEEYRKAMKDFAQKLEKLAEELLDLLCENLGLEKGYLKKAFYGSKGPNFGTKVANYPPCPKPELVKGLRAHTDAGGIILLLQDDKVSGLQLLKDGQWVDVPPMRHSIVVNLGDQLEVITNGKYKSVEHRVIARTDGTRMSIASFYNPAGDAVIYPAPALLERKTQVIDKVYPKFVFEDYMRLYATLKFQPKEPRFEAMKGVNTV